In one Salvelinus fontinalis isolate EN_2023a chromosome 16, ASM2944872v1, whole genome shotgun sequence genomic region, the following are encoded:
- the LOC129813068 gene encoding 26S proteasome regulatory subunit 4-like produces MGQSQSGGHGPGGGKKDDKDKKKKYEPPIPTRVGKRKKKSKGPDAASKLPLVTPHTHCRLKLLKQERIKDYLLMEEEFIRNQEQMKPLEEKQEEERSKVDDLRGTPMSVGNLEEIIDDNHAIVSTSVGSEHYVSILSFVDKDLLEPGCSVLLNHKVHAVIGVLMDDTDPLVTVMKVEKAPQETYADIGGLDQQIQEIKESVELPLTHPEYYEEMGIKPPKGVILYGAPGTGKTLLAKAVANQTSATFLRVVGSELIQKYLGDGPKLVRELFRVAEEHAPSIVFIDEIDAIGTKRYDSNSGGEREIQRTLLELLNQLDGFDSRGDVKVIMATNRIETLDPALIRPGRIDRKIEFPLPDEKTKRRIFQIHTSRMTVADDVILDDLILAKDDLSGADIKAICTEAGLMALRERRMKVTNEDFKKSKENVLYKKQEGTPEGLYL; encoded by the exons ATG GGTCAAAGTCAGAGTGGAGGACATGGACCCGGAGGAGGAAAGAAAGACGACAAG GATAAGAAAAAGAAATATGAACCACCAATCCCCACCAGGGttgggaagaggaagaagaagagcaaGGGACCTGATGCTGCCAGCAAGCTACCTCTTG taACTCCCCACACACACTGCAGGCTGAAACTGCTGAAGCAGGAGAGGATCAAAGACTACTTGCTGATGGAGGAGGAGTTTATCAGGAACCAGGAACAGATGAAACCCCTGGAGGAGAAACAGGAG GAGGAGAGGTCTAAGGTAGATGATCTGAGAGGGACTCCCATGTCAGTGGGGAACCTGGAGGAGATCATTGATGACAACCACGCCATCGTTTCCACGTCTGTGGGCTCTGAGCACTATGTCAGCATCCTCTCCTTCGTAGACAAAGATCTGCTGGAGCCGGGCTGTTCCGTCCTTCTCAACCACAAA GTCCATGCCGTCATTGGCGTCCTGATGGATGACACCGATCCTCTGGTGACCGTGATGAAGGTGGAGAAGGCTCCACAGGAAACATACGCTGACATTGGTGGACTGGACCAGCAGATCCAGGAAATTAAG GAGTCTGTGGAGCTCCCTCTGACCCATCCAGAGTACTATGAAGAGATGGGCATCAAGCCTCCTAAAGGAGTCATTCTGTATGGAGCACCAGGGACAG GGAAGACCCTACTGGCCAAAGCAGTGGCTAACCAGACGTCGGCGACCTTCCTGCGTGTGGTGGGCTCTGAGTTGATTCAGAAGTACCTAGGGGATGGGCCCAAGCTGGTCCGAGAGCTGTTCAGGGTGGCTGAGGAACACGCACCCTCCATCGTCTTCATCGACGAGATCGACGCTATCGGGACTAAGAG ATATGACTCTAACTCAGGAGGGGAGCGGGAGATCCAAAGGACTTTGCTGGAGCTTCTCAACCAGCTGGATGGCTTTGACTCCAGAGGAGATGTTAAGGTCATTATGGCCACCAACAGGATAGAGACCCTGGACCCTGCACTCATCAGACCAG GCCGTATTGACCGAAAGATAGAGTTCCCCCTGCCGGATGAGAAGACCAAGCGAAGGATCTTCCAGATCCACACCAGCAGGATGACTGTGGCAGACGATGTGATTCTGGACGACCTGATCCTAGCCAAGGATGACCTCTCCGGAGCTGACATCAAG gccatTTGTACAGAGGCAGGGCTGATGGCTCTGAGAGAGCGCAGGATGAAGGTGACTAATGAGGACTTTAAGAAGTCAAAGGAGAACGTGCTGTACAAGAAACAGGAAGGGACACCAGAGGGCTTGTACCTCTAA